The genomic interval gttcaagctgcataaaccttcccacatgcggcctgcaagtgccatcaagcacacccgacctaagggagggcgtgagactggaatgtcctggtgtaactcacaccgaggaatgggagagatgctggggcatccatgggaacgttggtgggttcgaacttccccaggtcactggcaggAGTGActtcgctcagttcggtctcgaaggggggagagatgtgacgaactgggaaagttcttaatgttttctctgaatactgtgttggtgcctcagtgtccccatggcagttcttaagtatctggcagagcaaagggccagtgcacctaaatgcctgacactctgtctcctagcaactgatggcctgggcccctcctttgcaaaggtgccagctgaaggtgctggagacaaaaggatcaggtgacctcctggcctgggaaaggggctgagcagagaggaggggctgggaggggttgttagtctggagctggctggggtcaagggtggagggcagacctgggggtctggctccctgccccccagaatggacccagccgaggggtccggttcgctgtatctacaagctctgttttagaccctgttcctgtcatcgaataaacctctgtgttactggctagctgagagtcacgtctgactgcaaagtgggggtgcagaacccggtggcttccccaggaccccgctggggcgggctcgctgtgggaagcgcacagaggggcagaggatgctgaatgctccaaggagagacccaggaggtgaagacgtttgagcttcttgccctgaacaagtctgctccaagggagaggaggctccccaaagtcctgcctggcttggtgggaagcagttccagagcatcgcccggtgactccgtgacagtgacTGTGAGATTGTCTCTCATGGGGCTCCCTGGGGAAGGGTTATGAGTGTAAAAGGACTATTTTAAACAGTGTGCTGGACAAACAGAGTAAAGTGGGGTTCCTAGGAAATATCTTGGGGGGAGATGAATGCAAATTACCAGTTATGCAAAGATGCGCCCTTTTGAAACTTTGCCCTGGGAGGGGAATACTGGCTGGCTGATTAGTGCTTCTTAGCATGTGTGCAGGGTCTTCTATtggtttaatgttttctctgtaatgttaatgttttaatgttttcactttaagaataaatgtgcttgcttagacaGGACTAGGTGATAGCTTACACCTATGGTTGGCTACACAGTTGAAAGGCTCTGAGGAGAAGACAAAGCCGACCTGCtgaggcagtctgacttgctggagAATTCACAGCACCTGCAGggcactgtgcagcctggaaaacacCAGACAGGAAGGTGAGAGTcgtgggtctctgcccaagaaaaGTGACAGCTGAAAAGCTGGGAGCCTAGAGTGGACTTCttgggggaatacaggtgcagtttccctgaactgtgacaagccCAAGTTTAGGGACTGATAGAccttgggtgaccagacagcaagtgtgaaaatcaaAACAAGAGAGTGGGGGtgataggatcctatataagacaaagccttgaATATTCGGACTGTCCTTAGATAGAACACACAGGTGGCCAAAACCCTGGTCCTGCTAAAAATGAGTCAATAAAGTTGGCTTATCCCCTGAAGCAATAGGATTTATAGTCCTTTCAAACTGGTTGAAAACATCATCTCTGATGGACGTGCATGGGGTGTTCTTCTTATTCATGTAAATATTGAAGCCTTTTATTAAGCCTGTTAAACTATACTCTGAACCTCAATGACATCTTGtgtcagtgagttccacaggctaatttttATTATTCTACATATGAATTGTATTGAGGTAGCACCTATGTGCCCTAGTCATGGAACAGGACCCCATTGGGTTGTACAAACACCGAACAAAACAGAGTCCTTCTCCCAAACAGCTCacagtacaaaatgggaaatgactgcctaggaaggagcactgcggaaagggatctgcgGGTTAttctggatcacaagctaaatataagtcagcagtgtaacgctgttgcaaaaaaagcaaacatcattctgggatgtattagcaggagtgttgtaagcaagacaggagaagtaattcttctgctctgctccgcactgattagggctcagctggagtattgtgtcccgttctgggtaccacatttcaggaaagatgtggagaaattggagagaatccacaGAAGAGCATCACAAATGAttaaacatgacctatgagggaaaacatgacctatgagggaagattgaaacaattgggtttgtttagtctagagaatagaagactgagaggggacatgataacagttttcaagtccataaaaggttgttacaaggacaagggagaaaatttgttctccttaacctctgagagtaggacaagaagcaaggggcttaaattgcagcaagggcggctgaggttggacattaggaaaaccttcctggcataaattgcctagggaggttgtggaatcttcactggagatttttaaaagcaggttagacaaacactgtcAGAGATGTTCTAGATAATATGTAGCCTGCCATGAGCGCAGGaaactgaactagatgatctttcgaggtccctgccactccttcaattctatAAGACAAGAGACTGACAAACAGATACAGCCAGACAGGgaagcacaagcaaacaatgggGCAACACTGGGCAGCATGATGGGCAGCAATCTCTCCACAATCTGAGCTTTgcataaaacaaaaccacacaattCTTGTTATGAATGTACTTCTTGGTGTGAAAATCATTAAGGTTTGGGAGCCTAGCTCCTTTAGGCTCCTTTGGAAATGTTGCCCGTATATTACCTCAGATGCTGATCCCCCAGTCAGACATCGGCCTGCCCCAGCTGTTCTGGTAACTCCATATATATGTATTTCCAAAGGATAGTGTCTGATCTGAGGAACTTAAAAACATAACAGATTTTCGACTTGTCCCATTCCATTAGGAGAAAAGGGATCTAACTATAGATATAGTTTCTCTATGGATTGAAGCTCAGTTTCTCCATTATTATAATTAAGATCAgttatgtttgttttgttattaCAGAAGTTCCCAGAGGCTAGAGAGTGTGTGCTAGGTCCTTCCCCAAGGACTTTAAAATTTCCCTGGAGTCTGACTTCCAGTGACAATGCCCGAACAAGGCCTAGGACTCATACTGGACATTGGAGACCCACGCAGAGACACAAGGGCTGAGAGAAACCCCTAGAGATGCAGATGAAGGCAGGTTTGGAGAATGAGGTCTTGGGGATGTAGGCTTGTGACTGCTCCCTCTTCTCTATTGTGCTATTCACTGTTCTTGAACTGCTTTTGTATGTTGAAAGATGGAGAACCGAACTGCGGTGGTGGAGTTCATCCTCTTGGGTTTCACCAATGACAGCCGCCTACAGCTCCTGATTTTTGTGGTGCTTCTAGTTGCTTATCTCTTTACCATCGCGGGCAACATTCTTATCATCACTATCACCCTGGTGGACCAGCATCTGCAGACCCCCATGTACTACTTCCTCCAGAACTTCTCCCTCCTAGAAATCAGCTTCACCTCTGTTATCATCCCAAAAGCATTGGCCAACATGGCATTAGGCAGTCAAACCATTTCTTTAACTGGGTGTTTTGCTCAATCCTTTCTCTATTTTATCCTGGGTACCACCGAGTTCCTTCTGTTAGCAGCCATGTCCTTTGATAGATACGTGGCCATCTGCAATCCTCTACGATACACAGCCATCATGAGTGGTCAAGTCTGCACTCTCTTGGCATTGGGCTCTTGGATTGGAGGAATACTGATTCTTATTGCTCCGACGATTGTACTGTTACAGTTGCCTTTCTGTGGCCCGAATGTGattaaccatttcttctgtgacagcACACCATTGATTAAGCTTGCCTGTGCAGACACATGGCTCATAGAGTGCATAGGCTTCATCACAGCTCTGCTTTCACTCCTGGGGACTCTAGCAATCACCCTTGTGTCCTACATCAAGATCATCTCCACCGTGATGCACGTCCCATCTGGCCATGGGAGGCAGAAAACTttctccacctgcacctctcacATCATCGTGGTCTCCATCACCTACGGGAGCTGCATCTTCATGTATGTCAAACCTATGTGGAGTGGCGGGCTGGACCTCAGCAAGACTGTGGCTGTTCTCAACACGGTGGTGTCTCCTCTGCTCAACCCCTTCatatacagcctgaggaacaggcAAGTTCAGGAGGCAGTGAGGAAGGCCATTGGCCAGAGCGCAGGGTTTTGTAAAGACCCCAATATTTAATGGTGTGTGGAAGGTGAAAGCCTGGAGATTGTAAAGAGAACTATATTAAAGAGCAAAGAattcctatctatctatctatctatcagtcTATCCATTCCCATAGACAtgcatctatctatccatccatccccatagatacccatatctatctatctatctatctatctatctatctacctatccttAATTCTTCAGTGCTTGAAAGAGCAGAGATTTACCCATAACCTCAGTACACCTCTATAGGCATTTCATATTTTAGACTCTTATTTTCAAATGACTCTAACGGAGAGTTTTTCCCAGCTGCTGTTGAAACTGAATGGGAGTTGGGTACCTAGTTCTAGAGGTAAAAGTAAGACAGTATGGTCCAGTACAGCATACCTGCAAGAGAAAGTACACTGTgccagactggaccggcttccgctttggggatttaaagggctcagagttccagccgctgcggggaaccctggaccctttaaatccaaaccagagctccagcagccgggctcccacagggatttaaagggcccagagctccgtggctgctggagccctgggccctttaattcttCCCTGAGCCCCgaggctcccagccgcctctgcagctgggagctctggggtaatttaaaggccctggggctcccagccacagccagagccccaggatcTTTAAACCTTGAAAGGCCTCACCTCTTCCAGTTGACACCAcagccctgctcaggactccggcgtaccggtaagtcctttcagttactttcacccctgcctaatTCCCATgggtccctttgaaaatcccaaccccgttcctgatattttatgatgGTGCTGAGCAGCAGAACAAAAATTCTTAAAATAGACGCCATTGCCTTCT from Gopherus evgoodei ecotype Sinaloan lineage unplaced genomic scaffold, rGopEvg1_v1.p scaffold_39_arrow_ctg1, whole genome shotgun sequence carries:
- the LOC115642330 gene encoding olfactory receptor 49-like encodes the protein MENRTAVVEFILLGFTNDSRLQLLIFVVLLVAYLFTIAGNILIITITLVDQHLQTPMYYFLQNFSLLEISFTSVIIPKALANMALGSQTISLTGCFAQSFLYFILGTTEFLLLAAMSFDRYVAICNPLRYTAIMSGQVCTLLALGSWIGGILILIAPTIVLLQLPFCGPNVINHFFCDSTPLIKLACADTWLIECIGFITALLSLLGTLAITLVSYIKIISTVMHVPSGHGRQKTFSTCTSHIIVVSITYGSCIFMYVKPMWSGGLDLSKTVAVLNTVVSPLLNPFIYSLRNRQVQEAVRKAIGRLITLVLR